One segment of Microbacterium arborescens DNA contains the following:
- a CDS encoding HSP90 family protein produces MNTGRSQQFQVDLRGIVDLLSRHIYSGPRVFLRELMQNACDAITARAELHTAASRVATAWESSGIRITPLSERSDEFIVRDDGIGLTESEVTDLLATVGRSSKRDIFDLPRSDFLGQFGIGLLSCFMVAETIVIRSRSARGGDAVEWQGNADGTFTVRTIADDLPIGTSVHLRPRPGQRDLLSTPATVELAETFGEFLPLPVRVDLPGGGEQVTTRTPPFRAATTGIDEAARWAYGRDLLGQEPFDAIPLHVPGTDTVGTAYVLPYAPPPGARQATRVYLGRMLLSENADDILPDWAFFVRAVIDSTALSPTASREALVEDDALEHTRQELGAAIRRWVLDLGLTEPHRLAQFVSVHEVALKSLVRHDDELATFIVRWLSVETTHGRMRVGDLIGRFPHLRYVETVDEYRQIAGIADPRQPLVNGGYLFDAELVRLLPLVFDGVTVEHVDLAEELDRLDPPPLDDRARVLALEERASSALSAVGCTVAVRSLDAAEIPAVYLAGAEALRAIDRGRARSVGSPLWGSVMDRIDATAEKLRPASPESTSGGVRLCLNWQNSVVRSLLDIPDDLAFARTVHLLYVQALLAAQRPLSGEDRALMMGALHALVELSARPAT; encoded by the coding sequence ATGAATACCGGACGATCCCAGCAGTTCCAGGTCGACCTTCGCGGCATCGTCGACCTCCTGAGTCGGCACATCTATTCGGGTCCTCGCGTCTTCCTGCGAGAGCTCATGCAGAACGCCTGCGACGCCATCACCGCGCGCGCCGAACTCCACACCGCGGCATCCCGCGTCGCCACCGCGTGGGAGTCGAGCGGCATCCGCATCACGCCTCTCAGCGAGCGCAGTGACGAGTTCATCGTCCGCGACGACGGCATCGGCCTCACCGAGTCCGAGGTCACCGACCTCCTCGCGACCGTCGGCCGCAGTTCGAAGCGCGACATCTTCGACCTGCCCCGGAGCGACTTCCTCGGTCAGTTCGGAATCGGACTGCTCTCGTGCTTCATGGTCGCCGAGACGATCGTCATCCGCTCCCGCAGCGCGCGCGGCGGCGACGCCGTCGAATGGCAGGGCAACGCCGACGGCACATTCACGGTGCGCACGATCGCCGACGACCTCCCGATCGGCACGAGCGTGCACCTGCGGCCCCGTCCGGGCCAGCGCGATCTGCTCAGCACACCGGCGACGGTCGAGTTGGCCGAGACGTTCGGCGAGTTCCTCCCCCTCCCCGTGCGCGTCGACCTCCCCGGCGGCGGCGAGCAGGTGACGACCCGCACACCGCCGTTCCGCGCCGCCACGACCGGCATCGACGAAGCGGCACGCTGGGCGTACGGGCGCGATCTGCTCGGCCAAGAGCCCTTCGATGCGATCCCCCTGCACGTCCCCGGTACCGACACGGTCGGGACCGCGTACGTCCTCCCCTACGCTCCCCCGCCCGGCGCCCGCCAGGCCACCCGCGTCTACCTCGGCCGGATGCTGCTGAGCGAGAACGCCGACGACATCCTTCCCGACTGGGCCTTCTTCGTCCGGGCCGTGATCGACTCCACCGCGCTCAGCCCCACCGCGAGCCGCGAGGCGCTGGTCGAGGACGACGCCCTCGAGCACACCCGTCAGGAACTCGGCGCCGCGATCCGGCGCTGGGTGCTCGACCTCGGCCTGACCGAACCGCACCGCCTCGCTCAGTTCGTCAGCGTGCACGAGGTGGCGCTGAAGTCGCTCGTGCGTCACGACGACGAGCTCGCCACGTTCATCGTCCGGTGGCTGAGCGTCGAAACCACGCACGGCCGGATGCGGGTCGGCGACCTCATCGGCCGCTTCCCTCACCTCCGCTACGTCGAGACCGTCGACGAGTACCGCCAGATCGCCGGCATCGCCGATCCCCGCCAGCCGCTGGTCAACGGCGGGTACCTCTTCGACGCCGAGCTGGTGCGCCTGCTCCCGCTCGTGTTCGACGGCGTCACGGTCGAGCACGTCGACCTGGCCGAAGAACTCGACCGACTCGATCCGCCTCCGCTCGACGACCGCGCGCGCGTCCTCGCGCTCGAGGAGCGCGCGAGCTCTGCCCTATCCGCCGTCGGATGCACCGTTGCGGTGCGTTCGCTCGACGCGGCCGAGATCCCGGCGGTCTACCTCGCGGGCGCCGAAGCGCTGCGCGCGATCGACCGCGGACGCGCCCGATCGGTCGGCAGCCCCCTGTGGGGAAGCGTCATGGACCGCATCGACGCGACGGCCGAGAAACTCCGCCCGGCGTCGCCCGAGAGCACGTCCGGAGGCGTTCGTCTGTGCCTGAACTGGCAGAACTCCGTCGTGCGATCACTCCTCGACATCCCTGACGACCTCGCGTTCGCGCGCACAGTCCACCTCCTCTACGTGCAGGCACTCCTCGCCGCCCAGCGTCCCCTCAGCGGCGAGGACCGCGCGCTCATGATGGGCGCGCTGCACGCGCTCGTCGAACTCTCCGCGCGCCCCGCGACCTGA
- a CDS encoding HNH endonuclease signature motif containing protein: protein MKTNGDRRLGGANAPSASPHAEAFSVFADALDLFHAGEVARMQALADLGRSALREARHGGVRGMASDMELRSVAAEAAGMARLTDRRLQGEIDHAMTVIDDYPTVFAAWAERRIERGHVDVIVRVGTGVPDEVRGSFADAAIDVCERDVPSRVRGALELLAARVHPRSFTERHTAAAAERCVRVFHGADGMSNLVANLPTVIAVGMLDRLTQMGQSVKDARDAGAGRAGANEVGASPEADAADAAGEDAAPDARTMDQLRADILGDLVLGGAPVVDPTYGADRTGGLGAIRARVQVTLTAETLVGRDEHPADAVGAGPIDADTARELAGQVTEWDRLFIDPVTRTPVEIDTYRPTVAMKKLLTARDQHCRFPGCRRAAIRCELDHTIDYALGGHTHIYNLAHLCQRHHSMKQFTRWEVRQVGGGVLEWTSPLGRVYREDVPVPAVCFTTDPADTTEPPPDDRTGGTTPPGPPPF, encoded by the coding sequence ATGAAAACGAACGGCGACCGCAGGCTTGGGGGCGCGAATGCTCCGAGCGCGTCGCCGCACGCCGAGGCTTTCTCGGTGTTCGCCGACGCGCTCGATCTCTTTCATGCTGGCGAGGTCGCGCGGATGCAGGCGTTGGCCGATCTGGGCCGGTCGGCGTTGCGGGAGGCCCGGCACGGTGGGGTGCGGGGCATGGCCTCCGACATGGAGCTGCGATCGGTTGCGGCCGAGGCGGCGGGGATGGCCCGGTTGACGGATCGGCGGTTGCAGGGCGAGATCGACCACGCGATGACCGTCATCGACGACTACCCGACCGTGTTCGCCGCGTGGGCGGAACGGCGGATCGAACGCGGACACGTGGATGTGATCGTGCGGGTTGGGACGGGAGTACCCGATGAGGTGCGAGGGTCGTTCGCGGATGCCGCGATCGATGTGTGCGAACGGGATGTGCCCTCACGCGTACGAGGTGCGCTGGAGTTGTTGGCGGCACGGGTGCACCCGCGATCGTTCACGGAGCGGCACACGGCTGCGGCGGCGGAGCGGTGCGTGCGGGTCTTCCACGGGGCCGACGGGATGTCGAACCTCGTCGCGAATCTCCCCACCGTCATCGCTGTGGGGATGCTCGACCGGCTGACGCAGATGGGACAGTCGGTGAAGGACGCCCGGGATGCGGGGGCTGGCCGCGCTGGGGCGAATGAGGTCGGGGCGAGCCCGGAGGCTGACGCGGCGGATGCCGCCGGGGAGGATGCGGCGCCAGACGCCCGAACCATGGACCAGCTGCGGGCCGACATCCTCGGCGACCTCGTCCTCGGTGGAGCACCGGTGGTCGACCCGACCTACGGGGCCGACCGGACCGGCGGGCTCGGGGCGATCCGGGCGCGCGTGCAGGTCACCCTCACCGCGGAGACCCTGGTGGGCCGTGACGAGCACCCCGCCGACGCGGTCGGTGCCGGACCGATCGACGCCGACACGGCGCGTGAGCTCGCCGGACAGGTCACCGAGTGGGACCGGCTCTTCATCGACCCGGTCACCCGCACCCCGGTCGAGATCGACACCTACCGACCCACCGTCGCGATGAAGAAACTCCTCACCGCCCGCGACCAGCACTGCCGGTTCCCCGGATGCCGGCGAGCCGCGATCAGGTGCGAACTCGACCACACCATCGACTACGCCCTCGGCGGGCACACCCACATCTACAACCTCGCCCACCTGTGCCAACGACACCACTCCATGAAGCAATTCACCCGGTGGGAAGTGCGGCAGGTTGGTGGCGGGGTTCTGGAATGGACCTCACCCCTCGGCAGGGTCTACCGAGAAGACGTACCCGTGCCCGCGGTCTGCTTCACCACCGACCCGGCCGACACGACGGAACCACCACCGGACGACCGAACCGGCGGAACAACGCCACCCGGGCCACCACCCTTCTGA
- the secE gene encoding preprotein translocase subunit SecE codes for MVQEGGEVVAAGGAPREKKPNIFARIIIFIRQVFAELRKVVTPTRQELVKFTAVVLGFVVVMMALVYGLDVLFVWITTVVFGVPG; via the coding sequence ATGGTCCAAGAGGGTGGCGAAGTCGTCGCCGCAGGTGGCGCGCCCCGCGAGAAGAAGCCGAACATCTTCGCGCGGATCATCATCTTCATCCGCCAGGTGTTCGCCGAACTCCGCAAGGTCGTCACCCCGACCCGCCAGGAGCTCGTGAAGTTCACGGCAGTGGTCCTCGGATTCGTCGTCGTCATGATGGCGCTCGTCTACGGCCTCGACGTCCTGTTCGTCTGGATCACGACCGTCGTCTTCGGCGTCCCGGGCTGA
- the nusG gene encoding transcription termination/antitermination protein NusG produces the protein MSERIPDDVDWATAAEQSSEDDEAQEGNVLADQERASDAAEHAAVHVVDDEAEQDDTDLDGVEIDDPEADAVVNDALEIDEAAEAEAAAEVLTDSLEEEIAEQAAEAADEVEPYDGPEPDVDVSEETVDYLSEFEAAAGIEISVGNDDEDPYEAFRTELRMLPGKWYVIHSYAGFERKVKANIEQRKSTLEVEEDIYQVEVPMEDVVEIKNGQRKMVTRVRIPGYVLVRMELTEDTWSVVRHTPGVTGFVGNAHNPTPLRFDEAFNMLKSLVEVKEAAPAKAGAVKGAAAPTRSIVTEVDFEIGETITIKEGSFAGLPGSISEIKPESGKLTVLVSLFERETPVELSFDQVTKQ, from the coding sequence GTGTCAGAACGCATCCCCGACGACGTCGATTGGGCCACGGCCGCCGAGCAGTCCAGCGAGGACGACGAAGCCCAGGAGGGCAACGTGCTGGCCGACCAGGAGCGCGCCTCCGACGCCGCCGAGCACGCCGCTGTCCACGTGGTGGACGACGAGGCCGAGCAGGACGACACCGACCTCGACGGCGTCGAGATCGATGACCCCGAGGCCGACGCCGTCGTGAACGACGCGCTCGAGATCGACGAGGCCGCCGAGGCCGAGGCCGCTGCGGAGGTGCTGACCGACTCCCTCGAAGAGGAGATCGCCGAGCAGGCCGCCGAAGCCGCCGACGAGGTCGAGCCCTACGACGGCCCCGAGCCCGACGTCGACGTCTCCGAGGAGACCGTCGACTACCTCTCGGAGTTCGAGGCTGCCGCCGGCATCGAGATCTCCGTCGGCAACGACGACGAAGACCCGTACGAGGCGTTCCGCACCGAGCTGCGCATGCTGCCGGGCAAGTGGTACGTCATCCACTCCTACGCCGGGTTCGAGCGCAAGGTGAAGGCCAACATCGAGCAGCGCAAGTCGACGCTCGAGGTCGAAGAGGACATCTACCAGGTCGAGGTCCCGATGGAGGACGTCGTCGAGATCAAGAACGGCCAGCGCAAGATGGTCACGCGCGTCCGGATTCCCGGCTACGTGCTCGTCCGCATGGAGCTCACCGAAGACACCTGGTCGGTCGTTCGTCACACCCCCGGCGTCACGGGCTTCGTGGGCAACGCTCACAACCCCACGCCGCTGCGATTCGACGAGGCCTTCAACATGCTGAAGTCGCTCGTCGAGGTCAAGGAAGCCGCTCCCGCCAAGGCCGGTGCCGTCAAGGGTGCCGCGGCTCCCACGCGCAGCATCGTCACCGAGGTCGACTTCGAGATCGGCGAGACCATCACGATCAAGGAGGGCTCGTTCGCCGGCCTTCCCGGCTCGATCAGCGAGATCAAGCCCGAGAGCGGCAAGCTCACGGTGCTCGTGTCGCTCTTCGAGCGCGAGACGCCCGTCGAGCTCTCGTTCGACCAGGTCACCAAGCAGTAA
- the rplK gene encoding 50S ribosomal protein L11, whose translation MAPKKKVTGLIKLQINAGAANPAPPIGPALGQHGVNIMEFCKAYNAATESQRGNVIPVEITVYEDRSFTFILKTPPAAELIKKAAGVAKGSATPHTTKVAKLTKDQVREIAEAKMPDLNANDIEAASLIIAGTARSMGITVES comes from the coding sequence ATGGCACCGAAGAAGAAGGTGACCGGCCTGATCAAGCTTCAGATCAACGCCGGAGCCGCCAACCCGGCGCCGCCGATCGGCCCCGCGCTCGGTCAGCATGGCGTCAACATCATGGAGTTCTGCAAGGCGTACAACGCCGCGACCGAGTCGCAGCGCGGCAACGTCATCCCCGTTGAGATCACCGTCTACGAGGACCGCAGCTTCACGTTCATCCTGAAGACCCCGCCCGCCGCGGAGCTCATCAAGAAGGCTGCCGGCGTCGCCAAGGGCTCCGCCACGCCTCACACGACCAAGGTCGCGAAGCTCACGAAGGACCAGGTCCGCGAGATCGCCGAGGCCAAGATGCCCGACCTTAACGCCAATGACATCGAGGCCGCCTCGCTGATCATCGCCGGCACCGCCCGCTCCATGGGCATCACGGTCGAGAGCTGA
- the rplA gene encoding 50S ribosomal protein L1, producing MAKSKVYEAAAAKIDRDKFYSSTEAVALAKDTGSKKFDSTVEVALKLAVDPRKADQMVRGTVILPHGTGKTARVIVFATGPAAEAAIAAGADEVGGAELIEKVAGGWTAFDSAVSTPELMGQVGRLGKVLGPRGLMPNPKTGTVTPNPAKAVEEIKGGKIEFRVDKHANVHFVVGKASFTAEQLEENFNAAVEEIVRLKPSSAKGRYIQKGAVSTTFGPGIPLDVNALV from the coding sequence ATGGCTAAGTCCAAGGTTTACGAAGCAGCCGCGGCGAAGATCGACCGCGACAAGTTCTACAGCTCCACCGAGGCCGTCGCTCTGGCGAAGGACACCGGTTCGAAGAAGTTCGACTCGACCGTCGAGGTCGCGCTGAAGCTCGCTGTCGACCCGCGCAAGGCGGACCAGATGGTCCGCGGCACGGTCATCCTGCCCCACGGCACGGGTAAGACCGCCCGCGTGATCGTGTTCGCGACGGGCCCGGCCGCTGAGGCCGCCATCGCCGCAGGTGCAGACGAGGTCGGCGGCGCCGAGCTCATCGAGAAGGTCGCCGGCGGCTGGACCGCATTCGACTCGGCCGTCTCGACGCCCGAGCTCATGGGCCAGGTCGGCCGCCTGGGTAAGGTCCTCGGTCCCCGTGGCCTCATGCCCAACCCGAAGACCGGCACCGTGACCCCCAACCCGGCCAAGGCCGTCGAGGAGATCAAGGGCGGAAAGATCGAGTTCCGCGTCGACAAGCACGCCAACGTGCACTTCGTCGTCGGCAAGGCGTCGTTCACGGCCGAGCAGCTCGAAGAGAACTTCAACGCGGCGGTCGAGGAGATCGTCCGCCTGAAGCCCTCGAGCGCCAAGGGCCGTTACATCCAGAAGGGCGCCGTGTCGACCACGTTCGGCCCCGGCATCCCGCTGGACGTCAACGCGCTCGTCTGA